In Bacillus thermozeamaize, the following are encoded in one genomic region:
- a CDS encoding F0F1 ATP synthase subunit gamma (produces ATP from ADP in the presence of a proton gradient across the membrane; the gamma chain is a regulatory subunit), translating to MQQVTKAMEMVASARLRRCQERAQSSRPYADKMREVIASVAAGSSGFRHPMLSRREVKKTGYLVITSDRGLAGGYNANLLRLVEGKIRQRHQSPEEYVIFVIGRKGADFFRKRGYPVIRQIVGLSDFPTYADIKDISSAAVSLFAEEAFDELYLYYNHFVNPVQQQPREELLLPLVNLLEELGNDQQGSAKRYVYEYEPSPEEVLSALLPKYAESLIYAALLDAKASEQAARMTAMGNATDNAGEMIKQLNLYYNRARQAAITQEVSEVVGGANALQG from the coding sequence ATGCAGCAAGTGACCAAGGCGATGGAAATGGTGGCTTCCGCCAGGTTGCGCCGCTGTCAGGAACGGGCGCAATCCTCCCGTCCCTATGCGGATAAGATGCGCGAGGTGATCGCCAGTGTGGCCGCCGGCTCGAGCGGCTTTCGCCATCCCATGCTCAGCCGGCGGGAAGTGAAAAAAACCGGTTACCTGGTAATCACCTCCGATCGGGGACTGGCCGGCGGCTATAACGCCAACCTGCTGAGGTTAGTGGAAGGGAAGATCCGCCAGCGGCACCAGTCTCCGGAAGAATACGTCATTTTCGTGATCGGACGCAAAGGCGCGGACTTTTTCCGCAAGCGCGGCTACCCGGTGATCAGGCAGATCGTGGGGCTGTCCGATTTTCCCACGTATGCCGACATCAAGGATATCTCTTCCGCGGCGGTGTCGCTGTTTGCCGAGGAGGCCTTTGACGAACTGTATCTGTACTACAACCATTTCGTCAATCCCGTGCAGCAGCAGCCGCGCGAAGAGTTGCTCCTGCCGTTGGTCAACCTGCTGGAAGAGCTGGGGAACGACCAGCAGGGGTCTGCCAAGCGTTATGTGTACGAGTATGAGCCCTCACCGGAAGAAGTGTTGTCGGCGCTTTTGCCCAAGTATGCGGAGAGCCTGATTTATGCCGCTCTGCTGGACGCCAAGGCCAGCGAACAGGCAGCGCGGATGACCGCAATGGGCAATGCGACGGATAACGCCGGTGAGATGATCAAGCAACTCAACCTCTATTACAACCGGGCCAGACAGGCGGCCATCACGCAGGAAGTTTCCGAGGTTGTCGGCGGCGCCAATGCCCTGCAGGGATAG